The following are encoded in a window of Phaseolus vulgaris cultivar G19833 chromosome 3, P. vulgaris v2.0, whole genome shotgun sequence genomic DNA:
- the LOC137839070 gene encoding secreted RxLR effector protein 161-like has product MYAMVCTRPDLAYVVSIVSRFMHNPGKTHWEAVKWVLRCLKGSPDLGLIFDQHRADPGGVVGYVDADYGGDLDRRRSLSAYIFTLCRSAISWYSSLQAIAVLSTTEAEYIAATEGMKRLYGFEAWILEENGDERAKEVGGKVGTHLR; this is encoded by the exons ATGTATGCTATGGTATGTACTAGACCTGATTTAGCTTATGTTGTTAGCATTGTTAGCAGGTTCATGCATAATCCAGGCAAGACACACTGGGAAGCCGTTAAATGGGTACTTCGTTGTCTGAAAGGTTCTCCAGATCTTGGTTTGATATTTGATCAACATAGAGCTGATCCCGGAGGAGTAGTTGGCTATGTTGATGCTGACTATGGTGGTGATTTAGATCGGAGAAGGTCACTTTCAGCCTACATTTTTACCCTATGTCGATCTGCTATCAGTTGGTATTCTTCACTTCAAGCCATTGCGGTTTTGTCCACCACTGAAGCAGAATATATCGCTGCTACAGAAGGTATGAAAAGGCTATATGGTTTCGAGGCTTG GATTTTGGaggaaaatggagatgaaagggctaaAGAAGTTGGAGGTAAAGTTGGAACTCACCTACGCTAG